In one Castor canadensis chromosome 15, mCasCan1.hap1v2, whole genome shotgun sequence genomic region, the following are encoded:
- the Cenpt gene encoding centromere protein T isoform X4 yields MCVSWHVPSAPRAQKTLLETPSSRRLRSQTETTARQRSHGARSIGRLAHGQASGSLEEKTPRTLLRNILLTAPESSIVMPDSVVKPVSAPQVVQSSRRKSSRGSLELQLPELEPPSTLAPGLPALGRRKQRLRLSVFQQEVNQELPLSQEPSGNADASALTSSLNLTFATPLQPQSVRRPGLARRPPTRRAVDVGALLQDLRDNSLASGNSHRTPAAALPTDTVLEDTQPFSQPLVGCSPSLHDSLPLPTHTAVEDSERAVGHRTRSRGPRLQNHKLYPWPTTSQEVTEGEGFREAEVAKELEGSSGDEDTSDRPSKRPIAEITCPELASSTPEFLQAKQPHEFLDPTPSLGVTILPSEPLEPMLARLPRRPRTAGPRPRQDPYKAGLSHYAKLFSFYAKMPMEKAAMEMVEKCLDKYFQHLCNDLEVFAAHAGRKTVRPEDLELLMRRQGLVTDQVSLHVLVERHLPLEYRQLLIPCAFSGNSVFPAQ; encoded by the exons ATGTGTGTGTCCTGGCATGTACCCTCAGCTCCCAG GGCCCAGAAAACCCTGCTTGAAACACCTTCCTCCAGGAGACTGAGGAGCCAAACAGAGACGACTGCCAGACAGCGTTCCCACGGAGCCAGG TCTATTGGCAGGTTGGCCCACGGTCAGGCCAGTGGGTCCCTAGAGGAAAAGACACCGCGGACTCTGCTGAGGAACATCCTCCTAACTG CTCCAGAATCTTCCATTGTGATGCCAGACTCAGTGGTGAAGCCAGTGTCAGCGCCGCAGGTGGTCCAATCCTCCAGACGGAAAAGCAGTCGGGGCAG CTTGGAGCTGCAACTTCCTGAACTTGAGCCCCCTTCAACCTTGGCCCCAGGTCTTCCAGCCCTTGGCAGGAGAAAGCAAAGGCTGAGATTGTCAGTGTTTCAGCAGGAAGTGAACCAGGAACTGCCACTCTCTCAAG AGCCTTCTGGGAATGCTGATGCCTCTGCCCTCACCAG TTCTCTCAACCTGACCTTTGCCACACCTCTTCAGCCACAGTCGGTAAGGAGACCCGGTTTGGCCCGCAGACCACCCACCCGTCGGGCTGTAGATGTGGGTGCCCTTTTGCAAGATCTTAGAGATAATTCCTTGGCCTCAG GTAATAGCCATAGAACCCCTGCTGCTGCTCTGCCAACGGACACAGTGTTGGAAGACACTCAGCCCTTCTCACAGCCCTTGGTTGGCTGCTCCCCCAGTTTGCATGACTCCCTGCCTCTCCCCACTCATACTGCAGTTGAAGACTCTGAGAGGGCTGTGGGTCACAGGACACGGAGCAGAGGACCCAGGCTGCAAAACCACA AGCTATACCCTTGGCCTACTACTTCTCAAGAGGTGACAGAAGGAGAGGGGTTCCGGGAGGCGGAGGTGGCCAAAGAGCTAGAGGGATCTTCAGGGGATGAGGATACCTCTGACAGGCCAAGTAAGAGGCCCATTGCAGAGATCA CATGTCCAGAATTGGCCTCCAGTACCCCTGAGTTCCTCCAGGCCAAGCAACCACATGAGTTTCTCGATCCAACCCCATCACTTGGTGTCACAAT CTTGCCTTCAGAGCCTTTGGAGCCTATGCTTGCCAGGCTTCCCCGCAGGCCCCGTACTGCTGGCCCCAGACCACGTCAAGATCCCTACAAGGCTGGACTGAGCCACTATGCAAAACTCTTTAGCTTCTATGCTAAGATGCCCATGGAGAAGGCAGCTATGGAGATGGTAGAGAAGTG CCTAGACAAGTATTTCCAGCACCTTTGTAATGACCTGGAGGTATTTGCTGCTCATGCTGGCCGAAAGACTGTAAGGCCAGAGGACCTGGAGCTGCTGATGCGACG GCAGGGTCTGGTCACCGACCAAGTCTCTTTGCATGTGCTTGTGGAGCGACATCTGCCTCTGGAGTACCGGCAGCTGCTCATCCCCTGTGCATTCAGTGGCAATTCTGTCTTTCCTGCCCAGTAG
- the Cenpt gene encoding centromere protein T isoform X3 codes for MYPQLPEPWSLHRAQKTLLETPSSRRLRSQTETTARQRSHGARSIGRLAHGQASGSLEEKTPRTLLRNILLTAPESSIVMPDSVVKPVSAPQVVQSSRRKSSRGSLELQLPELEPPSTLAPGLPALGRRKQRLRLSVFQQEVNQELPLSQEPSGNADASALTSSLNLTFATPLQPQSVRRPGLARRPPTRRAVDVGALLQDLRDNSLASGNSHRTPAAALPTDTVLEDTQPFSQPLVGCSPSLHDSLPLPTHTAVEDSERAVGHRTRSRGPRLQNHKLYPWPTTSQEVTEGEGFREAEVAKELEGSSGDEDTSDRPSKRPIAEITCPELASSTPEFLQAKQPHEFLDPTPSLGVTILPSEPLEPMLARLPRRPRTAGPRPRQDPYKAGLSHYAKLFSFYAKMPMEKAAMEMVEKCLDKYFQHLCNDLEVFAAHAGRKTVRPEDLELLMRRQGLVTDQVSLHVLVERHLPLEYRQLLIPCAFSGNSVFPAQ; via the exons ATGTACCCTCAGCTCCCAG AGCCGTGGTCTTTACACAGGGCCCAGAAAACCCTGCTTGAAACACCTTCCTCCAGGAGACTGAGGAGCCAAACAGAGACGACTGCCAGACAGCGTTCCCACGGAGCCAGG TCTATTGGCAGGTTGGCCCACGGTCAGGCCAGTGGGTCCCTAGAGGAAAAGACACCGCGGACTCTGCTGAGGAACATCCTCCTAACTG CTCCAGAATCTTCCATTGTGATGCCAGACTCAGTGGTGAAGCCAGTGTCAGCGCCGCAGGTGGTCCAATCCTCCAGACGGAAAAGCAGTCGGGGCAG CTTGGAGCTGCAACTTCCTGAACTTGAGCCCCCTTCAACCTTGGCCCCAGGTCTTCCAGCCCTTGGCAGGAGAAAGCAAAGGCTGAGATTGTCAGTGTTTCAGCAGGAAGTGAACCAGGAACTGCCACTCTCTCAAG AGCCTTCTGGGAATGCTGATGCCTCTGCCCTCACCAG TTCTCTCAACCTGACCTTTGCCACACCTCTTCAGCCACAGTCGGTAAGGAGACCCGGTTTGGCCCGCAGACCACCCACCCGTCGGGCTGTAGATGTGGGTGCCCTTTTGCAAGATCTTAGAGATAATTCCTTGGCCTCAG GTAATAGCCATAGAACCCCTGCTGCTGCTCTGCCAACGGACACAGTGTTGGAAGACACTCAGCCCTTCTCACAGCCCTTGGTTGGCTGCTCCCCCAGTTTGCATGACTCCCTGCCTCTCCCCACTCATACTGCAGTTGAAGACTCTGAGAGGGCTGTGGGTCACAGGACACGGAGCAGAGGACCCAGGCTGCAAAACCACA AGCTATACCCTTGGCCTACTACTTCTCAAGAGGTGACAGAAGGAGAGGGGTTCCGGGAGGCGGAGGTGGCCAAAGAGCTAGAGGGATCTTCAGGGGATGAGGATACCTCTGACAGGCCAAGTAAGAGGCCCATTGCAGAGATCA CATGTCCAGAATTGGCCTCCAGTACCCCTGAGTTCCTCCAGGCCAAGCAACCACATGAGTTTCTCGATCCAACCCCATCACTTGGTGTCACAAT CTTGCCTTCAGAGCCTTTGGAGCCTATGCTTGCCAGGCTTCCCCGCAGGCCCCGTACTGCTGGCCCCAGACCACGTCAAGATCCCTACAAGGCTGGACTGAGCCACTATGCAAAACTCTTTAGCTTCTATGCTAAGATGCCCATGGAGAAGGCAGCTATGGAGATGGTAGAGAAGTG CCTAGACAAGTATTTCCAGCACCTTTGTAATGACCTGGAGGTATTTGCTGCTCATGCTGGCCGAAAGACTGTAAGGCCAGAGGACCTGGAGCTGCTGATGCGACG GCAGGGTCTGGTCACCGACCAAGTCTCTTTGCATGTGCTTGTGGAGCGACATCTGCCTCTGGAGTACCGGCAGCTGCTCATCCCCTGTGCATTCAGTGGCAATTCTGTCTTTCCTGCCCAGTAG